In a genomic window of Carassius carassius chromosome 43, fCarCar2.1, whole genome shotgun sequence:
- the LOC132125334 gene encoding histone H2B: protein MPEPAKSAPKKGSKKAVTKTAAKGGKKRRKSRKESYAIYVYKVLKQVHPDTGISSKAMGIMNSFVNDIFERIAGESSRLAHYNKRSTITSREIQTAVRLLLPGELAKHAVSEGTKAVTKYTSSK from the coding sequence ATGCCTGAACCAGCGAAGTCTGCTCCCAAGAAGGGATCCAAGAAGGCCGTCACTAAGACCGCCGCTAAAGGAGGAAAGAAGCGCAGAAAGTCCAGGAAGGAGAGCTACGCTATCTACGTGTACAAAGTGCTGAAGCAGGTTCATCCTGACACCGGCATATCTTCGAAGGCGATGGGGATCATGAACTCTTTCGTCAACGACATCTTTGAGCGCATCGCCGGTGAGTCGTCTCGTCTCGCTCACTACAACAAGCGCTCCACCATCACCTCGAGAGAGATCCAGACCGCCGTGCGTCTGCTGCTGCCCGGAGAGCTGGCCAAACACGCCGTGTCTGAGGGCACCAAGGCCGTCACCAAGTACACCAGCTCCAAGTAG
- the LOC132125327 gene encoding histone H3-like, whose translation MARTKQTARKSTGGKAPRKQLATKAARKSAPATGGVKKPHRYRPGTVALREIRRYQKSTELLIRKLPFQRLVREIAQDFKTDLRFQSSAVMALQESSEAYLVGLFEDTNLCAIHAKRVTIMPKDIQLARRIRGERA comes from the coding sequence ATGGCAAGAACCAAGCAGACGGCTCGTAAATCAACCGGAGGCAAAGCCCCGAGAAAGCAGCTCGCCACCAAAGCCGCCCGTAAGAGCGCTCCAGCCACCGGCGGCGTCAAGAAGCCTCACCGCTACAGGCCCGGCACCGTGGCTCTGCGAGAGATCCGTCGCTACCAGAAGTCCACCGAGCTGCTGATCCGCAAGCTGCCCTTCCAGCGTCTGGTGCGAGAGATCGCTCAGGACTTCAAGACGGACCTGCGCTTCCAGAGCTCCGCCGTCATGGCCCTGCAGGAGTCCAGCGAGGCTTATCTGGTCGGTCTGTTCGAGGACACCAACCTGTGCGCCATCCACGCCAAGAGAGTCACCATCATGCCCAAAGACATCCAGCTGGCCCGCCGCATCCGTGGAGAGCGCGCTTAA